Within the Archaeoglobus neptunius genome, the region TCTGATTTCGCTGCATCCCATATCATGGAGCTTTTTTACGACATAGGGATAACCGAAAGGCAGCACTTCAACTGGCACAGGCATGGACAGTTTTTCAACCAGCTTGCTTTCGTCCACAATTATCACAACCTTTTTGCTGGCAGATGCAACGATCTTCTCCCTGGTCAGTGCACCACCACCGCCCTTGATGCAGTTCATCTTGGCATCGACCTGATCTGCCCCGTCAATGCACACCTCCGGCTCATACTCCAGATCAACAATTTTAATTCCGTTCCTCAGAGCGGTAAAGTAGGACTGATAGGATGTTGGAACACCGTAAATCTCCATCTCTTCTCTTCTTATCCTTTCTCCCAGCAGATTGAGAAAAATTTCCACCGTTGATCCGCTTCCTATTCCCAGCACCATCCCATCCCTGACGACTTCAAGGGCAAGTTTAGCCGCATTAAACTTCCCACCCGATACCATCAAACCACCTTTCAATTTTAACAAAATCCACCCTTGCTGTTAGATCAATGGTGAGGGGTGTAATTGATACATATCCCTGCCTCAAAGCGTGGATGTCTGTTCCATTTCCGGCGTCTTCAATCTCCATTCCGTGGATCCAGTAGTACTCCCTTCCTCTGGGATCCAGTCTTCTCTCAACGCTTACGTTGTACATTCTCCGTGCAAGCCTCGTCACGGCAATTTTACCGTTTGGATTTGCAGGGACATTTATGTTAAGCAGATCTGTACCCTCTGGCAGCCCCTTTTCAGCCACAACTCTTGCTATGTCCCTCAGGACTCTGGACGCAAAGGTGAAGTCTGAACGGCTCGTTAGCTCGAATTTGCTCACGTCCGGCATCTGCAGTGAAACTGCTATCGCCTTGCTGCCGTGAGTTGCAGCCTCAAGGGCAGCACATACCGTTCCGGATGTCGTTGCAGCCTCTGTTGATAGGTTCTCACCAAGATTTATTCCACTTACGGTTAAGTCCGGTATATCCCCAATTATCTCATACATTCCAATTATCACTGAATCCGTTGGGGTGCCATCTACCGCGTAAACTCTCATTCCGTTTACACTGACCTCAGAAACTCTTATGGGCTCCATGATCGAAAGGCTCCTTCCCACACCGCTCCTCTGCATTGCGGGAGCGACAACAAAAACGTCTCCAAGCTCTTTTAGTGCGTCATATGCAGCTTTCAATCCGGCTGAATAAAGCCCATCATCGTTTGTCAGCAGAATCTTCATAGCTCCTTCTCAATTTTGTCAATGTAAAGAGCAATCTCGTTTACAACCTCAGGCTCCAGGTTGGCGTTGATTTCAATACCCTTGCTTTTTGCCAGCTCCTTAACCTTCTCGAAGTGAAGCGAAAGCTGTGAAACGACATACGTTTTGAGCAGATGAAGATTCTTTCTCACCTCATCATGACTGGCTTTACCGTTTTTATAAAGCTCGAGGATTTCTTCACAATCTCTTCTGAACATATCCACAATTCTCTTCTGGTCGGTCAGCTCTCCTGCAAGTTCAATGTTTTTCTCTCCTCTGACAAGCTCCCCTAACCTGTCCAGAAATGTGTTGATGTACAGCATCGTAAATTTCCTGTTGAAGAGGTTATAAATTCATTGCGATACAGATTTAAATTTTGAAGTATCAATTTTTCTGATGAAGGATATTGAGAGACAGTGCTTGCTTTCTCTGATCGGCATCGTGCAGAATATTTATGATCAGATGAAGGCCGGCAGGATACCTGAGATTGAGATTGCGACAAGGACCAAGCATAACATAGAGTTCAACGAGGAGAGTGAGGTGTGGGTTTACGGCAGCAGAAAATCAATCAGATCTGCAAAAACGGTTAAGGGGGCGTACAGAATTCTCAAGATGACGTACGTTATAGGCTTTCTCAAGGAACAGCTTAATCTGAACAAGTCATCCACTCTGAGAGAGCTCTACTACATCTCCGAGGGATGGGATGCTGCGAAGTTTGAGGAGCAATCGGAAAGCGACAGGCTTGTTGAGGACCTCGAGATACTGACGAACTTTCAGAGGGAGCATTTTCACATTCGCCCTGAAGAGGATGGAGCCACGGTCATCGGTCCCCTGAGGGTAAGGGAGGAAACCAGAAGGGGCGTGAGGGAAATACACTGTCAGGATGATGTTGGTGAAGGCGGTTATCAGATACCCGTCAATGTCGACAAAATTGATTTCGTGGATCACGATGCAAGATTTGTGATAGCAATAGAAACCGGTGGTATGAGGGACAGGCTTGTTGAAAACGGTTTTGACGAGAAATACAGCGCAATCATTGTTCACCTCAAAGGACAGCCTGCAAGAAGCACCAGAAGGCTGCTCAGGAGGCTGAACACCGAGCTCAATCTCCCGGTCGTTGTTTTCACCGATGGTGATCCATGGAGCTACAGGATTTTTGCCAGTGTAGCATATGGTAGCATAAAGTCTGCACATCTGTCGGAGTACCTCGCAACTCCTGCTGCACAGTTTGTTGGAATAAGGCCAACAGACATCACCAGGTATGATCTACCGGCAGATAAGCTGAGCGATGAAGATATAAAGGCATTGAAGTCAATTCTCACAGATCCAAGATTTGACAGTGAGTTCTGGAAAAAGGAGGTCAGCTATCAGCTTGAAATAAATAAGAAATCAGAGCAGCAGGCTTTGGCAAAGTACGGTCTGGATTACGTTACAGATGTCTATCTACCTGAGAGACTTTCAGAACTTGGAGTAATCTGATTTGTTTATTAAAAAATTGGAGTTACTGGGATTTACCCCAGGTAACAATAATATCCTGCTCGTTAAGCGATCCACCGATGATTATTGTCTCCTTCTGGTCTTTGACGAATGTGAAACCGAAGTCTCCGTTGCTTATCCCACCGAAATTGTTTTCGAATCCTAGAGCCGCAATGGAATCTTTCAGCGGGTTCAGATCTTCGGACTTAACAGGTCTCTTGATCACATAATGTACGGTAACTCCCACTCCTCCGGAAGATGTTCCGGCGTAGTATGAGTCAGGCTTGGCCCCTCCGAAAATCTTGTTCAGTATTGGCCTTATCATGTCATCCAGTTGCTTTGCATCTCCACTAAGAACAGCCTCTGTGGCAGTATCATACGGATTTTCACTCTGCTGATCTGTATTTTCCTGAGTTTCGGCAGGTGTGGTTGCAACGGGAGTTGCCTGTGGGGATTCGCTTTCAGATCCGGAACACCCGCTAAATGCCACAACAAGTGCAAGCAAAGCCAGCAGCACGTAAATTTTTTTCATTCAATCACCTAAAAAGTATTAATCTTCAGAAGATTTATAATTTTCCATTTCGAATTACTCGTAGGTAACTTCGATATTCAGAAAATCTTCTGCGATAATCGTGTTTTCAAAAACTTTTCTGGCCTCTTCGAGTAGAGGAGAGGAGTCTTTAGAGTATCTTGTGCTTATGTGTGTGAGGATAAGTTTTCTGACGTTTGCGGCCCTGGCAACATCGGCAGCCTCCTTTGCGGTTGAGTGTCCGCTCTCAATGGCCCACTCCTTCAGCTCTTCCAAAAAGGAACCGTCGTGAATCAGAATATCCGCATTACCGGCTATTTCTATCGTTCTATCTGTTGGTCTTGTGTCTCCCGTGTATACAACTTTTCTCCCTCTTCTCGGCTCACCGAGAATCATCTCGGGAGTTATTGTTCTTCCTTTCCACTCTATACTTTCGCCTCTTGCCAGTTTGGCGTAAAGGGGTCCGGGCGGAATGCCGAACTCTTTTTCAGCTTTTTCTCTGTTGAATTTGCCCCTTCTATCGTTTTCGATGATTGCGTAACCAACGCTCTCAACTATGTGCTCCGTTTT harbors:
- the rnz gene encoding ribonuclease Z — encoded protein: MLFKITFLGTSGTVPSVERNSPAIFVQYGGHRFLFDCGEGTQRQMMIAKTGFRNLDNIFITHLHTDHFIGLFGLIETMSLNDRERALTIHSPRAKVLKALFDAFGYGELNYPIYVREVRDGYEVKFEGFKVVAFKTEHIVESVGYAIIENDRRGKFNREKAEKEFGIPPGPLYAKLARGESIEWKGRTITPEMILGEPRRGRKVVYTGDTRPTDRTIEIAGNADILIHDGSFLEELKEWAIESGHSTAKEAADVARAANVRKLILTHISTRYSKDSSPLLEEARKVFENTIIAEDFLNIEVTYE
- the rpiA gene encoding ribose 5-phosphate isomerase A → MVSGGKFNAAKLALEVVRDGMVLGIGSGSTVEIFLNLLGERIRREEMEIYGVPTSYQSYFTALRNGIKIVDLEYEPEVCIDGADQVDAKMNCIKGGGGALTREKIVASASKKVVIIVDESKLVEKLSMPVPVEVLPFGYPYVVKKLHDMGCSEIRLRHGSGKVGPVITDNGNFVLDCNFGVLEDERVERLEEKIKTVRGVLENGIFPKKIIDRVIVGKG
- a CDS encoding DNA topoisomerase IV subunit A; the protein is MKDIERQCLLSLIGIVQNIYDQMKAGRIPEIEIATRTKHNIEFNEESEVWVYGSRKSIRSAKTVKGAYRILKMTYVIGFLKEQLNLNKSSTLRELYYISEGWDAAKFEEQSESDRLVEDLEILTNFQREHFHIRPEEDGATVIGPLRVREETRRGVREIHCQDDVGEGGYQIPVNVDKIDFVDHDARFVIAIETGGMRDRLVENGFDEKYSAIIVHLKGQPARSTRRLLRRLNTELNLPVVVFTDGDPWSYRIFASVAYGSIKSAHLSEYLATPAAQFVGIRPTDITRYDLPADKLSDEDIKALKSILTDPRFDSEFWKKEVSYQLEINKKSEQQALAKYGLDYVTDVYLPERLSELGVI
- the surE gene encoding 5'/3'-nucleotidase SurE, translating into MKILLTNDDGLYSAGLKAAYDALKELGDVFVVAPAMQRSGVGRSLSIMEPIRVSEVSVNGMRVYAVDGTPTDSVIIGMYEIIGDIPDLTVSGINLGENLSTEAATTSGTVCAALEAATHGSKAIAVSLQMPDVSKFELTSRSDFTFASRVLRDIARVVAEKGLPEGTDLLNINVPANPNGKIAVTRLARRMYNVSVERRLDPRGREYYWIHGMEIEDAGNGTDIHALRQGYVSITPLTIDLTARVDFVKIERWFDGIGWEV